From the Lathyrus oleraceus cultivar Zhongwan6 chromosome 3, CAAS_Psat_ZW6_1.0, whole genome shotgun sequence genome, the window aaacaaaggcggataccggataccaatcaatggatttacaccaatctcctaaaacaacacaatgatactggatgccaataaatggacttattccaatctcacaaaacaaaacaaaacctggatagcaaggtgataccggatgccataAAGGTTtgagaagacctttccatttttggcagtttgaaattacaggtcactcactattttgggaaacttttcttctgacctcaaattcttcaatcttgatctttgaaatgtcaaatgagacttgtatggacatgaataaggcttctcaaaccatctcacaccttcaaatccctgattttatgcacagttaaccatagttgactttgctagggtttcagctgacctagctatgctctgatgaatttcaagcctctaccacttgagatcttgattcaaaatgatgtcatggttcatatgaactcttgatgaatgatcatggtgcccaaattcttcagaatggccaccctctatggctcaatgactgcctttgactggtttgacctaatgttgcttcatctgcaagtaacaaggttagatgacaatatttttgtacttttggttagtaaacaaatgaaaagcaatgatatacacatgctaaacatgcttggtgatcaagaaccactcataagataacccacccacaaggaaggaagcaaaggtgcacaatgatccttgaggcaatgatgtgatatgatatgatgccatgagggatcttagggacaaaattggggtcttacagtaagTAGGGATGAGTTTTTATTGTGGTGGGATTCCGACTCGTCATCGAGAATTAGAACATGATTGCCTAGAAATTTTAATCGGTGCCAACGCTGCCATCACGGAATCTCCTGCCTGTTAAGGAACACTGAAAGGCTGGAGTCCCCATGATACCCCAGTCGATTGAATGTCACAGGTATTCAAGTAACACCACTGTTGAGTCACCGATCACCTATCAAGTTTTTCGAGTTTCAACGGTAATGCAAAGTGTTTCTTTTCCATGTAGCTTTTTATTGTTCCCCGGAATTTTAAAGCATTATGTGAGTAAGACAAGTTAGTTATTTTGCATACAAAACATAGAACAAACACGTTTGATGGAATAAATTGAATTTTATTGATGTGGAATTTGCACATATGTTGAGTACAAGGATGTAGACGCCCTTAATGAGGACgttgcaaaaattgaaaaaataattgaaatggcaatgggaaatatTTTTGTATGATTTTCTCCATTGATTATAACATTGGCCTTAATCTACCATATAATCTGAATCCCAAGGCCTTGCTTCGGCTGACGGTGATTAGATCGGTTCTTGACCCTTTGATATCTAGCTTGTAACATGTAGACTCAAGGATCATAGTCAATTCCTTTAcccctaactttttcctggacctTTCAATTCTTTTTGTCCACTGGGATGCtcctttttgcccaagccgccctttcgggttttcggcTTAGCGAGCTTCATATGtgttccctaacttttgcatggacaaatcattttttgttccatcgggatagccatttttgcctagattcACCTTGTGGGGGTCGATCTAGCGGGCTTtcatcatttctttttaggcataatattttttgactatgtctgcattcactGGCGAGGGtaaatcttccccatccattgttgtgaggattagagacccacctgagaaggcctttttgactacgaaaggtccctcatagttgggagtccatttgcctcgcGGGTCTGAGTGAATGGTAGAATATctcttgagcacgaggtctcccACGTGGTATGCCCGAGGAagaaccttcttatcaaaagcttgtttgagacgtctttggtataactgaccatgacagaCGACCAtcaaacgcttctcttcaattagattcagctggtcatatcgagattgaacccattcagcttcatcaaGATATGCCTCCATGATGACCCTGAGTGAAGGAATCTCGACTTCGATCGGTAGGACAACCTCCATTCCATAAACCAGAGAATACGGAGTTGCCCCAGTGGATGTGCGGACTGAAGTTCTGTAACCATGTAAAGcgaaaggtaacatctcatgccagcCTTTGTACGTCTTGACCATCTTCTAGACGATgctcttgatattcttgttggctgcttctacggcgccattcacCTTGGGCTAgtatggtgaagagttgtggtgctcgatcttaaattcttTGCACAACTCCCTCATCATAGTGTTGTTGAGCTTACTGGcgttgtcagtgatgatcttgctaggtatcccatagcggcagattatctctttcttgataaaccgggtaaccacttgtcgagtgacattagcatatgaagcagcctcgacccatttcgtgaagtaatcaatagcgactaggatgaatcgatgtccattggaagctttgggttctatcatcccaatcatatcgatgccccacatagaaaaggGCCATGAAGAAGTTAGAACATTCAACGGAGTTGGTGGTACAAAGATCTTATCACCATATATCTGGCACTTATGGCATCTTTTCACAAAGTTGTAGCAATCAACCTCCATTGTTGTCCAATAATAACCAGCCTGgagaatcttcttggccatagcaGGACCCTTCGCATGTATACCCTCGCAGCCCTCGTGTATGGACCTTATGATTATActagcttcgtgtctatccacgcatctaagcagtATGGAATCAtagtttctcttgtatagtacaTCACCGTTTAGGAAGAACTTAGAAGAGAGTCTTCTCAGAGCTTTCTTATCGGTAATGGATATACCCTCGGGATATTGCTTTTCTCCAGAAACATCTTTATGTTGTAGAACCAAGGCTTATCGTCAGGATTGGCCTCAATTGCTAGACAATGTGTTGGTTCAGCTAAGTGGTCAATCTGGATGGATGGTGCCTCATTCTTCaatttgactttgaacatagatgcCAACATGGCTAGAGCGTCTGCTAACTGATTTTCTTCCCTAGAAATATGATGAAAGGAGATTTCATCAAAATAGGGTATCCGTTTTCTAATGTGCTCTTTGTAGGGTATCAACTTGCTATCCCGAGTTTCCCAATCGCCTTTCACCTGGctgattaccagagctgaatcacCGAATACCTCAAGGATTTTGATTCTCAAGTCGATTTCCGCCTCTAAACCGtagatacatgcttcatagtCTGCCATGTTGTTGGTGCAGTCGAAACATAATCTAGCGGTGAAGGGGAGGTGGAAACCAGTTGGAGAAGTGATAACAACACCTATACCATGACCTCGGGCATTGGAAGCACTGTCAAACATGAGCATCCATCGCGATCCTGGTTCGGGGCCTTCCCCAGGGCTTACCTCGAAGCCTGGCATGGTAAACCCTCTGataaacatgatgtcttcatctggaaattcaAACCTTAATGGTTGGTAACCTTCGACAGGTAAGTGAGCGAGATAATCAGACAAAGCGCTCCCTTTTATTGCTTTATGGGTGACATACTATATATCATACTCGGTTAGCAGCATTTGCCACCGGGCAATTCTTCCAGTAACAGaaggcttttcaaatatatactttatcggatccatcttggatatcaataaagtagtgtggcaaatcatatattgtctcaggCGTCGAGCAACCCAAGTCAAggtgcaacaagtcttctctaaaAGTGAGTATTGGGTCTCACATTCGGTGAATTTCTTGCTGagatagtagatagcatactctttcttgCCTGTGTCGTCGTGTTGACCCAAAACGCAACCCATGGATTCATCCAACACTGTGAGATACATAATGAGTGGTCTACCGGGAACCGGTGGTACcaagattggtggttcttgcaagtacttttttattttatcaaatGGCCCTTGGCAGTCGTTGTTCCATGCAATCGATTGGTTcttcctcaacaatttgaaaatcggttcacaggtagctgttaggtgagatatgaatctggagatgtaATTAAGTCTCCCAAGGAAGCCTCAGACTTCTTTTTCTGTTCGGGGAGCTGGCATATCTTGGATGGCTCAAACTTTGTCGGGGTCAACCTCAAAACCCTTCTGACTGACTATGAAACCCAGAAGTTTACCTGATCGAACTCCAAAAAAGCACTTAGCCAGATTCAGACGCAGTTTAAACTTCCGGAGTCTGACAAACAACTTTCTTAGATTAACTAGGTGATCTTCCTCAGTtctggatttggcaatcatgtcgtccacataaacctcgatctcttcatgaatcatgtcgtgaaagtGTGTTACCATGGCGCAttgatatgttgcccctgcattcttcaAGCCGAATGGCATGACTTTGTAGCAGTAAGTTCCCTAAGGTGTGATAAAGGTTATCTTCTCCATATCGTCTGGTGACACCTTTATCTGATTGTACCCGGAGAACCCATCCTTGAAAGAAAAGACGAAGAATTGAGCTGTGTTGTCGAccaaaacatcaatatgaggcaaagggaagTCATCCTTTGGGCTGGCTCTATTGAGGTCTCGATAGTCCATACACATTCGGACCTTTCCATCTTTTTTAGGAACTTGAACGATATTAGCaacccactgcggatactcagaAATGGCTAAGAAGCCAGCATCTAGctgcttttgaacctcttccttgatcttgagCGCCATATCGGGTCTGGTCcttctaagcttctgcttgactggaggacaTTCGGGCTTGAGCGGTAGGTGATGTTCAACAATTCTGGTGTCTaatcctggcatatcttgatacgaccaagcGAAGCCGTCCACATATTCACATAACAAATCTACCAACTCGGAGTGTACATGCTCGGTAAGAGATGCCCCAATCTTTACCTATTTTTTGTCAGTTTCAAAACCAAGTTAATAACATCCACTGGTTCTTTGTATGGCTGAATCTCTTTCTCTTCATGCTCAATGAGTCGTGCTAGCTCAGCTGGTagttcgcaatcttcctcactgtcGTCTTCAACTTGGTTGATTGGAAGTCTAAATTCATAGTTGATTTTAGCCATGTCGTAATCAATGTTTTTATTTGCTCTGCATatgatgagcttattttagtatgattcttttttgagaaaagtggaaaaaggaaaagaaaacTTTTGCCATTTGTTTTTAGTGAAATGAAAAATAACTGAAAGAGAAAGGAACACAAGTTTCGCATGCAAAAAAAGTACTTTTATTTattcacataatacttttaaacatggGGACCCTTACAAGCTATCCTCTCGTCTCGGGTAGGGACGAGGGACagagaaaacaaaatgcattacgtTTTTTCCGAGTACACCATAGGGATCACGACGGCCTCCAATTGGGAAGCTTGAATCCTGGTGAATATCTGCGGACGAGGCTGGGTGCCCCTGGCTTGTTACCATTGGACTCTCCAATGACCGCCACGGTATTCTCACTTCGATAGCCGGCGCTGCTGAATTTGACCGGGTTGAATTGCTTTTTCTTCGGACTCACCTTGCGTGTTGCCAGGTGATAACCGATACCAAACCTGTTACGCTTTTCTGCCACATTGACGACCTTGCCCCAACCGGGAAGCGGGCCTTTCTCTAATGTCTGCTTGGCACTCTTCGTTGAGGATAGGATGGTAGCGGATGATTGATTGTTGTTGGCGGAGGCAGAACTGACATCTTCAAATGCTAGACAGTGGAGTGGAACCTCGACGATCCCCTCATCTGtttcaacatatctgaagaaGGAGAGTTCACCGATCAACAAatcttcttccccacacacaaTTACCAGTTTGTCATCTATCAAGTACTTCAACTTCTAGTGTAAAGTAGAAGTGACTGCCTCAGCGGCctgaatccatggtctacccaacagacaactgtaggctggGTTGATGTCCATGACTTAGAAAGTGATATCGAACTGGTGTGGTCCAATACAGATAGGAAAATTAACCTCCTCAATTACATGCCTTCGGGAACCGTCGAAAGCTCTAATAATCAATGCACTGGTTCTCATCTCAGGCCCCTTGAACTGTAACTGGCTTAATGtagattttggcaatacattaagcGAGGATCCAGTATCAACAAGGATTCGGGATAAGAGAGAGTTAGTACATGTGACCGAAATATATAGTGCTTTGTTGTGGGCCTTTCCCTCAGGAGGTAACTCTGCTTCATTAAATCCCAGATACTTACTGGCGGTGATGTTGGTAACCACGTCGTCAAATTAATCGATCGTGATATATTGCATCACGTGAGCAGTATTTAGAACTTTCAGCAATGCTTTGCGGtgagcctcagaactcaacaGCAAAGACAAAATTGATATTTTGGAAGGCGTTTGGTTCAACTGTTCAACAATCTTGAAGTCACTCTTTTTGATCAGTTTGAGGAATTCCTGACTGTTCTTTCTCAACCATCGGCCCTTTATCCTTGGACGCTTCGACCTCTGCAGCTTTATCATTGTCAATAAATTTTGTCAATACCGGAGCATTCGTCACGGTCGGAGCGGCAGGTACAGTCGTCCCTGCCTGCAGAGTCGGCGTAGGAGTTTCCTTCTCTTTAAGCGAGACAATTGTGGGTGCTCGAGACACCCTAGGAGTGTATTTAGGAGCGAATACACGGACACTTCGAGTCATGCCTCCCGCTCCAGCAATGTTGACGATCTCTGTATCAGGATGCAAATTTCTTTTCCTCCTAAGTACGATGTGGTCTCATAATTCCAAGACACTGCCTTGGTATTCTGATACGGAAACAGAGTTAGAACACAGAAATGAATCGGCTGAATCCTCTTAGGAGGAGCCTAACCTTCTTCTTCCTATATACAATTATTATCGGTTCAATCACTGCCACATCTTCTGCTGCTTGAGATCTAGAGAACTGTATTAACCCTTGGTCCATTAGTGCCTGCACGCACCCTTTCAACTGCTCGCAAATATCTGGATCAAACTCGCATACTGTGCAATCACCATGCACCTCTTCTAAAAACCCAAACTGTTCAAGCTTATGTGATACAACGAACATCAAAGTTTTCACCTCTTCAACTTTCAATATGACTTCGGCACTTGCCTCTTCAATCACGACATTGACTGACGCGCCACCATGATTTGGAAAAGGATTTGTCTTTACATTCGGTTTTTCTTCGGAAAAGGTCAGGATGTTCTGGTTGACCAAGTCTTGAATCTTGTATTTAAGTGCCCAAATATTTTCTGTAGAGTGCCCTATGAATCCGGCATGATATGCGCACGAAGCGTTAGGATCGTGGTTGGCGCGGAATGGAGGAGTGGCCGCGAGTAATTCCTTTAGTATGATCGCTCCTACATGAACTAGATAGCGGACTAATTCGGAGTACGACACGGAATCTTGTCAACTTGGGGGCGGTTCCCAAAATTGTTTCCTCGGTTCTGTGCTCGATTATATTGTTGGTTTGGATTTCTCTGAGTGGGTGTTGATTGTCGATTGTCTTTCTGCGATTGATACTGGAAAGGCGGCTATTGGTATTGAACTGCGGCAACGTACGGGTATGGATAATACGACATAGGTGCTGTCGGAACTTGATATCGGGGGCGAGCCCTCGCCGTCACAACGTTTGCTTccccctccttcttctttgcGAAGCCCCCATGCGGTCTCTTGTTGATTGTCTGCTTTGTGGTTATGTCTGTTATCTTCCCTGATTTCAGCCCACTCTTAATATGTTCCCCAATAGTAACAATGTCGGCGAAATTTGTCGATGAACTGCCAATCATCTTCTCAAAATACAACCCTTGCAGCGTACCCATGAAGATGTCGACCAACTCATTGTCAGATAGTGCTGGCCGAACCCTAGACGCTATTTCACGCCAACgttgagcatactccttgaaggtttcatTAGATTTTTGAGACTGATTCTGTAACTTAAGCCTTGTTGGAGCCATGTCAAGgttgtacttatactgtttcAAGAATGCCTCAGAGAGATCCCTCCATGACCGGATCTTCGAGCGTTCGAAActcatgtaccaatccaaggaagccctAGCCAGGCTATCTTGGAAGCAATGAATCAGGAGGTTGTCGTTATCAATGTGCGAAGCCATCTTCCTGCAGTACATAGTGAGGTGACTGCGGGGACAGCTAAGGCCTTTGTATTTGGGTAGGTCAGGCACGTTGAATTTTTGGGGCAACACCATGTTCGGGACCAGGCAAAGGTCTCTAGAATTTATGCCAAAAGAAGAGAAGCCTTAAATGGCCCTTATTTTGTCGTCCATGAGCTGGTAATCCGCAGGTCTAGCCGGATTAACAGCGGGAGGAGCGACCTGACTGGCCGGTCGAGAGGCTTCGAGAGCGATTGGTGCGGGCATGTTCGGGTTGAACCACATTGGTGGGTAGGAGAAACCCGGTGGCATGGTCTGAGCGGCAGTAGCAGGTTGAAAGTATTGCATTCCAGGTTGAGCATTGGGGGCCTGAGGTGCCCCTGTCTGCATGTACTGGGATGCAGGGTTCATCATCATGGGCACAAAGTTTTCCCCTGGTTATCCAAAAGGGACGGCCAGGACCCGACCGGTGCTTGCAGCTTGAGCAGTCTAATTAGGAAGTTGAAAGTGGAGGCGCGGGCCTCTGTAGTCTTCTTCATCGTTAGGGAGGTCGTCAGGGACCTGACCCTGGTTGTCATCCGGATCAGCAGCAATGACTGGGGTAGTTTGGAGGGTGAGGAGAACCCAAGGGAAACCAACATTTCCAATAGTAGCAACAAGAGTCGAGTGAGGGAAGAAAGCTCCCCGACTAGCGAGGCTAGCAACAAGGTGTGGGGGCATTCCCCAAGGATAGGCAACAACAAGCCTAGCAGGGTCTGTGGGGACCACTTGACGGTTCCCAGAGTTAGGCACCACATTTTACGCCAGAGGGTCGACGGTAGTGCCAGCAGCGGTATCAGGAATGGTCACCCCAGCAACACGAGTGACGTTGGTAGCAACAGAGGCAGGGTTCCTCTGAGATTGGAGGATCTAGAGGATGGTCTCCATGTTGCCTCTGAACAAATTCATCTCTCCTTGCACCTGGGCAAGGGATTCATAGACAACAACGTTGTCGGCTTCATATTCGGCCATGATTCTAGATTTACTGGAACGTGTGTAGTACGGATGACGAGTCATCGTTGTTGCTACAGCAAAATGGAGGGTgtaagcattttgttttctgACAGCTTTTGGCAAGTAGATGCGTGGATGcatgtatgtatgcaaaaagaTTTGATATGTGCATTCAACATTATCATTACTATTTTTTGTAAAGGAAACAATTCCAGGGAATCCGTGAGTTTATTTAGCACAAGCAATTATGAAGCGAATAAAGAAAGACAGTTTGTGAAGCCAATAACCGAGAAACTCTTTTATTCCATGTCAATAAAACAGAATACAAATACATCGAGGAAATGTCCATTGGCTACAAGAAGATCACATCAGTCCTATCAGACCTCAATCTAGTGAGTTACAAGCGACTAGAAACAATTGGATAACAACTTTTTGTAGTAAGCTTGAGACTTGAGAGACAGGCAGGCACCCCACTTTCCCAATATCGCACTCCCTTCAGATGAGGGGTCGTGATCTGGCTCGCTTGGAATGTTGTTCACAACTGTCTTCCGTCGGTCGGAGGGGTCTTCAGGACGCTTATTCAACTGTATGTTGCTGTCTTTCGGGTTTCCATGTGATTGCTCATTCAGCTTTTGGATCT encodes:
- the LOC127131849 gene encoding uncharacterized protein LOC127131849 encodes the protein MPGFEVSPGEGPEPGSRWMLMFDSASNARGHGIGVVITSPTGFHLPFTARLCFDCTNNMADYEACIYGLEAEIDLRIKILEVFGDSALVISQVKGDWETRDSKLIPYKEHIRKRIPYFDEISFHHISREENQLADALAMLASMFKVKLKNEAPSIQIDHLAEPTHCLAIEANPDDKPWFYNIKMFLEKSNIPRVYPLPIRKL